A segment of the Brevibacterium zhoupengii genome:
GATTCTTCAGTGGAGAACTCCTGGCCCAGAAAGCGCAGACGCGCCAGCACGTGTTCAGCCACGAGCTCTTCCAGGGCCTCGGCCCGGTCAAAGCGCTTGCTGACCAGCTCCGGATAGCGGGCGAACAGCTTCCTGCGCCGGGCCGGCAGGCTGGGATCCATCGACCCCATGAGCAGCACCTCGCGGACGAAGCGGGCAGTGTCCTCAGCCAGATTCTCCACCCCGGAATCGGAGTGGACGTAGTCATCGACCAGTTTCGCGTCGATGTTGGATTCGTCGAGTCCGACGATGGCGTCTTCCTTCGTCGCGTAATAGTTGAAGAAGGTTCGTGTGGACACGCCGACGTCGGCGGCGATGTTCGCGACCGTCGCGCATTCGAGACCCTCATCGAGAACCCGAGTGATTGCCGCATCATGCAGCGCATGACGCGTCTGACGGGCCTTTTTGGCTCGGAGGGATTCGGGTTCGGATTCACGCATGAGACCATTTTTGCATCTCATGCAACATTTCACCAACTGCAAAATTGCAATTGTGCACTAATTCACGTTTTCAAACGTGAACCGCAGCCCTCACATCGGTTTCTTCACATGAGCGTCTTCAGCCGCGCCCGGTGCTGTTCGAGGACTTGGAGCTGTCCCAGAAGGGTCGTCTGCGCGGTCGTGTCCGTGGTGTCCTGGCGCTGTAGTCGCGAGTGCAGCTCCTTCGCGATGCGTTCGAGATCGTAGTCGAAGAGACGAGCCACGATGCCGCGGGCAAACCCTTCCGCGCTGACGCCGTCTGCCACCGGCAACGGCGTCACCAGCAGTTGCGTGACGTAGGGCTTGAGGTCCTCGGCGCTGGCGGAGAGGACCGCGTCGGCCCAACGAGTGGCGCCGGCTGTTCCCGCCGCCTGGGCACCGCCGGCCGATTTCAATCCGCCGGCAGCCTTCACTGCGGCTTGGATCCGTCGATAGCCGGGGTGCTCGAAGGCTCGCGCGGACAGGGAGTCGAACAGTTTGGCGTTGACGAACTCGGGATGCTGCAGCGCCACCATCAGGGCCCCCTTCTCGGTTTTGAGACGAGCGGGGCTGATCGGTGCCGACAGGTTCGACACGTCTGGGCGCTCATCGTAGACGTACTCGATCGCGGTGTCGTCTCCACCTGCTCCTCCCCCAGTGGGTGCGAATCCCGTGGATGGCAGCTGTGCACTCGTCCCCTGCGCCTGGCCCTGTCCCGATACGGGTTGACCGGAAGGCTGTTGCCCCGATGTCGGCCGCCCAGAAACCTGCGCTCCCGGTGCCTGCTGGCCCTGAGATCTGTTCCTCTGTGCCTGCGGCGGGCCTGCTTGAGCCGGCGGACCCGATGCGACCGGCGGAGCACCGGGCGGGGTCTGGGACGGGGCAGGCTGCGGCTGACGAGCCTGGTTCGCCTGCGGTTTGCTGGGGCGCTTCCGGGCATCTCTGACCGCGGATTCCACTTCGTCGATATCGACACCGATGCGTCCGGCGACGAAACGGTAGTAGTGGCTGAGACTGTTGCGGTCCCGGATGTCAGCGAGGACCTCGGCGCTGGCCTTGACCGCTGCGATCCGACCTTCGACCGAGTCGAGGTCGTAGCGAGAGATCGCGGTGGTGATGACGAACTCGAAGAGCGGTTTGCGACCGTCGATGAGTTCGCGCAGGGCCCCGTCGCCTTTCTGCATCCGCAGATCGCAGGGGTCGAGCCCATCAGGTTCGACGGCGACGAAGGTCTGAGCGGTGAACTCGCTTTCGAATTCGAAGGCGCGCAGTGCAGCCTTCTGCCCGGCCGCGTCGCCGTCGAAGGTGAAGATCACCTGGCCGGTCGGATCATCGCCGAGCAGACGCCGAACGATCTTCACGTGCTCGGGCCCGAAGGCCGTTCCGCAGGTCGCCACCGCTTGCGTGACACCGGCCAGGTGCGCGGCCATGACATCGGTATAACCTTCGACGATGACTACGCGTTTGGTCTTCGCGATGTCCTTCTTGGCCAGATCCAGCCCGTAGAGTACTTGGTTCTTATGGTAGAGAGCGGTCTCCGGAGTGTTCAGGTACTTCGGCCCCTGGTCGTCGTCGAACAGGCGCCTGGCACCGAAGCCGATGGTCCGAGAAGTCATGTCCTTGATGGGCCACACGACCCGGCCGCGGAAACGGTCGTAGATGCCGCGGCCGCCTTCGCTGGCCAGACCTCCGGCAAGGACCTCCTCCTCGGTGAAACCGGCCCGCTTGAGCTGGCTGGTCAGCGCATCCCAGGACTTGGGGGCGAAGCCGAGACCGAACTCCTTGCTCGAACTCAGGGGAAAGCCACGGCCTTCGAGGAACTCCCGACCGATCTGCCCCTGCTCGGATTCAAGGCACTGGGTGAAGAAGCGCTGCGCGACTTCGTGCATCTCCAGCAGCCGCTGTCTGCGGCTGGCCTGCTCACGATCGGGGCCTTTGCCGTCTTCGTAGCGCAGATGCATCCCGATCTTGCCGGCCAGAGCCTCGACCGTCTCAACGAAGCTGAGCTGTTCGACCTTCTGCAGAAACGAGAACACGTCGCCGGACTCACCACAGCCGAAGCAGTGGTACATCCCGACCTGGGGTCGGACCGTGAAAGAAGGAGTCTTCTCATCGTGAAAGGGGCACAGCCCCTTGAGCGAGCCGATTCCCGCGGTCTTGAGCGTGACGAATTCACCGACGACCTCGTCGATGCGGGTTCGACTGCGCAGCTCGTCGATGTCCTCACGTTTGATCAGTCCGGCCATGGTCTAGAGACGATCCCCCGCCCCTGCTTTGAGCTGGTGGTACAGAGCCCAGGCGGAATGGTCGGTCAGCGAGGCGATCTGGTCGACGACGACACGCAGCCGGGCCGCATCGTCGGCAGCTTCGAAGTAGTCGGCCCTGAACATCGGGTCGAGTTTGGTCGGCGTCGCGGAGTACCACTGGGCGAGCTCCGTGATGACGGCAGACTGGATGTCATGGAGTCGCAGACGGTCTTCGGCGACCATCACCGTCAACGTCGCCATGCCTTTGAGGACAGCGATCTCGACGACCGTAGGCTCGGGGACGACCAGCGAGGCCGCATAACGAGCCAGGGGCTCCCAGCCGAACTCCTCACGTGTGGCGGCTTCCGCCGCGCCGACGAACCGTCCGATGAGCTGGCTCGTCATGTGCTTGAGCGTGGCCTGGGCCTTCCTGGAACCGTCATAGACATCCGCCGGCCAGTACGCAGCCGCCTGCAGTCGCGACAGCGCTTTGTCCATCTCTTCGTCGCTCGTGGTCGGCAGATACCATTTCCGGGTGATGTCGAAGAGCTCGGCCCGACGACCCTCCGCAGCGAATTCGTCCAGATGCAGGTGACCGCCGGCGATCGCGTCCTCGACGTCGTGGACGGAATAGGAAATGTCGTCGGCGAGGTCCATCACTTGGGCTTCGATGCAGCGTTTGCCGTTCTCGATCCCGTCACGGTAGAAGTCGAAGACTCCCCTGTCGTCGTCGTAGACGCCGAATTTGCGCACACCGGAGTCACGCCGCCCCGCGGACGCTTCGCTCCGTGACCAGGGGTATTTCGTCAGCGCGTCGAGGCTGGCCCGTGTGAGGTTGAGTCCTGCCGGTCGGCCGTCATCGGCGATCACCTTCGGCTCGATCCGGGTGACCAGGCGCAGCGTCTGCGCATTGCCCTCGAATCCGCCGATGTCGATGCACAGAGCGTCGAGAATGGTCTCACCGTGGTGGCCGAAAGGCGGGTGGCCGAGGTCATGACTCAGGCACGCGGTGTCGACGATATCGGGATCGCAGCCTAAGTATCGGGCGAGTTCGCGCCCGACCTGGGCCACTTCAAGGGAGTGGGTGAGTCGGGTGCGGACGAAATCATCGGTGCCTGGTGAGACGACCTGAGTCTTGGCACCAAGCCGACGCAGTCCCGCCGAGTGCAGCACCCGAGCTCGGTCACGCTGAAAGGCCGAGCGGCGTGGATTCTTCGCCGGTTCGCTCACCCATCGTTCCTCGTCCCACGGCGTGTAGACCGCCACGGTCCCCGAGCGCACCGAGGTGCGTGGGTGAGTTTCGAATGGCATTGTCATCCTCCCGAGATGTCGAGTTCCGCCTCGGAAAGCAGTGACTTTCCGCTCACATCGAAGATGCGGGAGTCGAGCCACCCTTCGGGCAGATGCGGCTTCTTCGGGCGGGTCGTCCGCCCCCGGGAGCCTTCCGCGTCCGTACCAGGATACGGTGCGTCCTGATCGAGCTGGGCCAGCAGCCCCGCGAGTTCCTCGAGCGAGGAGACCATCGCCAGCTGACGCCGCAGGTCTCCCCCGACCGGGTAGCCCTTGAAATACCAGGCGATGTGTTTGCGCAGGTCACGAACGCCGTAGAACTCGTCCTCGTAGTATTCGGCCAGATACTCGCCGTGCTTGTACACGGCACGGGCCACCTCGGCGAGACCGGGCTGGAAACGTTCATCGCTGCCGCCCAGGGCATTGGCGAGGTCGCCGAACAGCCACGGTCGTCCCTGGCATCCGCGTCCGATGACGACGCCGTCGCACCCGGTTCTGCGCATCATCTCCAGAGCGTCCTCTGCTGCGAAGATATCGCCGTTGCCCAAAACGGGCACAGTGTCGCCGAGGTGGTCCTTGAGTCGGGCGATGGCGTCCCAGTCCGCCTGACCCGAGTACAGATCCGCTGCGGACCGACCGTGGAGGGCGACCGCTGCCACACCCGCGTTGCGGGCAGTCTCGCCGGCGTCGAGGAAGGTCTGGTGGTCCTTGTCGATGCCTTTGCGCATCTTCACGGTCAGAGGGATGCCGCCGCGGTCCGCCTCGGTCACGGCTGTGGTGACGATGGCTTCGAACAGGTCCTTCTTCCACGGCAGGGCCGAGCCACCGCCCTTCCGGGTGACCTTGGGCACGGGGCAGCCGAAGTTGAGGTCGATGTGGTCGGCGCGGTCTTCGTCCACGAGCATCCGCACTGCCTGCCCGATCGTCTCCGGGTCGACACCATAGAGCTGAACCGAACGCGGGGTCTCGTAGGGCTCGTGCCGGATGATGCGCATGCTCTTGGGGCTGCGTTCGACCAAGGCCCTCGACGTCACCATCTCCGTCACATACAGGCCGGCTCCGTATTCGCGGCACAGGCGCCTGAAGGCCGTGTTGGTGATCCCGGCCATCGGCGCGAGCACCACCGGCGAGGACAGCTCGATGGGGCCGATGCGCAGGGGCTCGACAACGGCTGGGGATACTGATTCTGGGGCAGGGCTGATGACACTCACCATGCCATTATCCCCGAGCAGTCAAATGGTGGGGCGCCTGCACGGGCAGCTGCCGCCCGCTCACGATCGCGCATGTGAAGCCTCCTCAGATTCTTCTCTGTCTTCATCAACCCGTTCGGGGACGAGAAATTCCCGAATGTCCCATTCGACGTCGAGGCCCAGCTCCTGAGCGAGACGATCATCATGGGTGATGACGAGCATCGCTCCTCCGAATCCGTCCAAGGCGGTCACCAGCGCAGTCAGTGAGGAGAGGTCGAGGTTATTGCCTGGTTCGTCGAGGATGAGCAGCTGCGGCGCGGGGTCCTGGAACAGACTCTTCGCCAGAGCCACTCGAAAGCGTTCCCCTCCCGACAGGGTCGAACACAGCTGCTCGGTCCGTCCGGCCCGCAGTCCCATGGCGGCCAACACCTCATGGACTCGGTGTGGTCCGAGACCAGGGTTGTCCTCCCTCACTGCTTCCATGACGGTCAGCGTCGGAGGCAGTCTGTACTGCTGGTCGAGGAAACCGCTCGCCACAGGAACGGTGAAGGTCAGATCGGGAAACAGCTCGTCGATAGGGGCACCGGTGTCGTATCGCCCGGCGATCGCCGACAGCAGGGTCGACTTCCCGGAGCCGTTGGCACCGGTCAGCCTGATCCGCTCGGGGCCGACGATCGTACGTGGCTGCTCCAGCACCGGCCCGGAGACGTCGAGGACACGCTTCGCCGAATGGATCACGGTCTCGGGCAGATCCAGGCGGATGCTTGAGTCCCTGCGCAGAGCGTCCTTGGCGGTGCGCACCGAGGAACGGGCGGCCTCCTCGTCGTCTGCCTTGTCTCCGCGCCGCTTCGCCGCGCTCTTCTGGGCGAAGTCGGTCAGTCCATTCATGACGATCTTGGGACGGCGCTTGTTCTCCTTGTCCTTGGCAGCCTTGCGATCGGCCCTGGCCAGCTTCGTCTCGAGTTCGATGCGCTGGCGCTTCTCGATCGCCAGGGATTTCTTCGCATCGACGAGGTGAGCGAGCTTCGCCTCCTCTTCGGCGGCGACCATGCGTTCGTAGTCGTCGAAGTCTCCACCGTAGATGCGCAGCTGGTCCGTCATCTCGACGATCGTCGTCACCTCTGCCAGGAGGGCACGGTCGTGTGAGATCACGAGTGTCGGCCCCGTCCGGTCCCGCAGCAGGGAGGCCAGTCTGCGGCGCCCCGCCTCGTCGAGGTTGTTGCTCGGTTCGTCGAGGATCAGCCAGCGATCACCGGCCAGGGCCGCCCGAGCCAGTCCGATGCGCATGGCTTGGCCGCCGGAGAAGGTCGACAGCCGCCGATCGAGAGCCGCGACGTCGAGTGTGAGTCCGAGATCGGCCAGGACGCTCAGCGCCCGTTCTTCGATGTCCCAGTCATCGCCGATGACATCGAAGTCGGTGAGATCGGCGTCACCGGCCAGAGCCGTCGACAAGGCCGATCTGATCTCGCTGATTCCCAACGCCGAGGCGACGCTGGCCTCGGTATGGGGCAACAGCTGATCGATGTACACCGCGCCCTCGGCACCGGTGGCTGAACCCGAGCTGGGGCCAAGCTGTCCGGCGATGATTCTGGCGAGGGTGGATTTGCCGATCCCGTTGTCACCGACCAGCCCGACAAGGGAGGCAGGGATCGACGCAGTGAGAGAAGTGAAGATCTCGGTGTCATCGCCGAGGCGGTAGCCGAGTTTCGAGATGGATATGGCAGCAGTCATGTGTGTCCTCATTTCGTGCACAGAAGTGCGCTGCGGGTCCGTAGCACCCGCATGATGCGGAAATGAGGAATTACTTCACGAAGTGACTGTCTTTCGCCGGGAATGTGTCAGATCAAGGATGACGGAGGTCGACCGACTTCGTCAAGGGCTGTTGCGAATCTCAGACGATGATGAGCATGAGCTCCGCGGGCTCGCTTCCGGGGTTGGACAACTGGTGCGGAACATCGCCTGGCGCCTGCGCGCAGTCTCCGACTCGCAGCGTGGTCCGGCGGTCGATCGTGACGATTTCGATGGTGCCGGCGAGCACGAAGAAGGTCTCACGCGAGCCGCTGCGGTGGGCGGCGAAGGACGCCGTTTCGCAGTGCGGATCAAGCTTGTAGTGCACCACTTCCATGTTCTCCTGCGGCGCAGGGAGGTCACGACGCAGAGTGCCTCTGCCGTATGCGCTGTGAGCGGGAATGGCGGCGCTGGGGGTGATGACCACCTCGGGCGGGGCGAGGAGCTCTCCCACGTCGACGCCGAGGGCACGGGAGAGCCCCATGGCGTTCGAGACTGATGTGTCCTGTTCCCCGCGCTCGATCTTCGACAGAGCCGCTCGAGAGATTCCGGCGCGCACAGCAAGTTCGTTGAGAGTCAGGTCGTTGTACTTGCGGCGCGCCCTGATGCGCGCGCCGAATACTCGAGCTCCGAGATCTTCCGTGTTCGCCATGGTGACATCATAGATTATTCTTGAATAGTAGAGTGAATTCTACCAAGCCTCACTTCTTCACACGATGGACTTTTTTCTATGACTCCACTCCTGGCACTGACGCCCATTGTGCTCGCGATCGCTCTGCTCGTATTCAAACAGAGCTCATGGATCGCCGCAGCTGCCGGGGTCATCGCCGCCGGGGTGGCCGTCATTCTCTTCTTCCCGACCCCCTTGTCGGTTCTCCTCGAATCCGGTGCGGACTACTTCCCACTGATCCTCGAAGTCGCCCTCATCCTTCTGTTCGGCATGGTCCTGGCACGCCTACTCGAGTCATCAGGGTCGATGGGCGAGATCTCCTCCTGGGTCGAAGCTGCGGCGCCGAGTCGCGCGCTCGGCGTCGCCCTCGTCGTGTTCGGACTCGTCCCCTTCGCCGAGTCGGTCACCGGGTTCGGCATCGGGGTGACGATCGGAGTCCCGGTCCTGCGACTGCTCGGCTGTTCGCTGCGGCAGTCGGCGATCCTCGGGCTGCTTGGCCTCATCGCCGTTCCCTGGGGCGCGCTCGGTCCCGGAACCACGGTCGCCGCCGCGCTCACCGGCATCAACGTCGACGATCTCGGCGTCGCAACAGCGTGGATCAATGCGATTCCCGTCATCATCGTGGCCACCTCGGTGATTCTCGTCATGCGCCCCGGACTGTCCTCCAGCTTCGGAATCATTGCCGCCGCGGCTCTGATGTGGTCTGGCATCCTTGCCGCGAACATCCTCATCGGCATGGCCCCAGCCGGCATCATCGGCTCATTGCTCGTCATCGCCGTCATGGGCACCCTCTTCATCATCCGCCGCCGCAGAACCGGCTTCACACGCCAATTGGGTCTCGCGGTCCTGCCGTATACGACGCTCACAGTGGGCCTGCTCGTGGCCCGCGCATTGGAATCCGCAGTCCCGTCACTGGTGACACAGATCGTGGCCTCTCCCCCGTTCTGGTTAGCCGCCGCCTGTGTGATCGCCGCGCTCAGGGTCACCGATCGCGGCACTGTGACCTCCGCCGCCGTTCGCTCCTGGCTGCCGATCGGGGCCGGCACCGCCGCCTTCATGCTCATGGGCTGGATCATGACGACGACCGGGATGAGCGCGTCCATCGGGACCTTGGTGCCGGCCGGACTCGTCCTCTTCACGCCCTGGCTGACTGCAGTCGGAGCCATCGTGACCGGGTCGAACACCGGCGCCAATTCCATGTTCACCGGCACCATCGACGCGGTCGCCACGGCCTCCCACGTCTCCTCACTGCCGGTGGTGGCCGCAGGAAACGCCGCCGCCTCGCTTGCGGCACTGGCCGCTCCCCCACGGGTGGCGATGTCAGTGCAGATGGCAGATCCCTCAAGCCCCGCCTCGGCGAATGACATCGCCTGGGTCCAGGGACGGGCACTGACCGTCGCAGGGATCAACGCGGTGGCCCTCGGCCTCTGGATTCAGTTCATGGCCTGAGCCCGGAACACGGACCTCAGACGCGGATGATCTCGCGCGGGAAGTCGGTGAACGTGTCGCAGCCGGTATCCGTGATGAGGACTGACTCGGAGAGTTCGTAGCCGTAGCCGTTCATCCACATGCCGCAGATGAGGTGGAAGGTCATTCCGGCCTCGAGGATCTGGTCGTCCTCGGTCCTGATCGAGATTGTGCGCTCGCCCCAGTCGGGTGGGTACCCGATGCCGATGGAGTAGCCCAGCCGGCTCGGCTTCTCCAGGCCGGCCAGCGCCAGCACCCGGTTCCAGGTGCGGGCCAATTCGGCGGTGGGCACCTCCGGTGCGGCGACGTCGAGAACCGCGGCCAGTGCTTCGGAGACGACACCCTCGAGTCGGATGAGCTCCTGCTTCGGCTTTCCCACGACGGCGGTGCGCGCCAGGGGCACGTGATAGCGACGGTGGACGCCTGCCAGCTCGATGCTCACCGACTCATCGGCAACGAACTTCCGATTCGTCCAGCTCAGGTGCGGGGTGTCCGCGCTCTCCCCCGTCGGCAGGAGCGGAACAATGGCCGGGTAGTCACCCCAGGCACTGCCGCGTCCGCGGGCCTGGGCCGCAGCGATCTCGGCCGCCACCTCATTCTGAGCGACACCGGCGCCGATGGTCGCCAAGGCAGCGTTCATCGACTCTGTGGTGACCTCGGCGGCATTGCGCATCAGTGCGACTTCGGCTGGGGACTTGATCGCGCGGATCCAATTGACCAGCTCGAAGGAATCCACCAGGCGCCACTCCGGGACCCCGTTGACCAGCGAACGGAAGGCACGCGGAGAGAAGAAGTGCGAGTCCATCTCGACCCCGACCGGCGAGGAAGAGGCACGGGCGACTTCCCAGCGCTGCCGCAGTGCGAAGGACACCCAGTCGAAGGGATGGATGTGGGGGCGCTGCACGTAGCGTTCCGGATAGCCCACGATGTCCTCCGGGGGCAGCCACGAGGTGTGCATAGCGCCCCGGGCATCCATGTCCCGCATGAACAGAGTCAGCGGTCCCGACGCCGGGACGAAGAGGAGCTGAGGGGTGTAGAACGACCAGGCGTTGTACCCGGTGAGGTAATAGACGTTGGCAGGGTCGGTGACGATGAGTGCAGACAGACCCTGGTCGATCATGCGATTGCGCACCGAGGCGATGCGCCCCAGGTACTCATCAGGGGAGAACGACAGCTCGTTCGCGCCGATCGTGTCGACCTCACCGGGACGCGGCTGTGGGCGAGCCCTGACTTCCTGTCCTGCCCGGCCCTGCTCGGCTCCGGGCCGCATTCCCTGCACGTCTGGCCGGTTGTCTTCACCAGCGTAGAACAGCTCACCCTCATTCATGATTACAGTGTGGTGAGCCAGCTCACACCGTGTCAATCACTGTCACACGCGTGTTGTCAGGGGTGAAAATGCCAATTCATGACGGATCCAGAATGATTGTTTTTCGTATTCGACTGAATTCGCATACGAATCTGCGCATTCCGACGGAATCAATGGTAGATTGTGTTGAGACCCAAATCACGGAGGTGAAGAATGGCCCACTTGGTGCCGAGCGGAAGCAATCACCGCCTGGGCAATCTCGATGAGAAGTCGAAAGCGATCATCGTCGAATTGCAGCACGACGGACGCAAGTCCTACTCCGCCATCGGCAAGTCCGTGGGGCTGTCCGAGGCTGCCGTCCGACAGCGGGTCTCCAGGCTCATCGATTCCGGCGTGATGGAAATCGTCGCCGTGACCGATCCCTTGAGCCTGGGCTTCGCCCGACAGGCCATGGTGGGTGTCAAGGTTCGGGGCGATATCTCCAAGGTCGCCGATCGACTGCACGGATACGACGAGATCGATTATCTCGTTGTCACCGCAGGGTCGTTCGACATCTTGGTCGAGATCGTCTGCGAATCGGATCGCCACCTGATCGAATTCGTCAATGAAGAGCTGCGTTCGATCGACGCCGTCGTGGACACCGAGCTCTTCATGTACCTCTCACTCGAAAAGCAAAAATACAATTGGGGGACGCGATGACAGAGAATGTCACCAGAGCTGGCACCAGCTACCAGGATGCCATCCGCAACAACGTGTGGATGCATATGGCTCCGCACCAGTCACTGTTCAACGGTGGTGAAGCACCGATCATCACTCGTGGTGAAGGCCACCACATCTTCGACGACAAGGGCAAGAAGTACCTTGACGGACTGGCCGGACTGTTCACCGTCCAGGTGGGCCACGGCCGCGAGGAGATCGCGAAGGCGATGTCGGATCAGGCGATGAAGCTGCCCTTCATGCCCCTGTGGTCCTTCGCGCATCCGCAGGCCATCGAGGTTTCGGAGCGCCTGGCCAGCTATGCCCCGGGTGACCTCAACCGTGTCTTCCTCACCTCCGGTGGCGGTGACTCGGTCGAGTCCGCGATGAAGCTGGCGAAGAACTACTTCAAGGTCACGGGCAAGCCGGGCAAGCACAAGATCATCTCGCGTGCCACGGCCTACCACGGCACACCTCACGGCGCACTGTCCGTGACCTCGCTGCCGGACCTGCGTGAGCAGTTCGCTCCCCTGGTCCCCGGTGCGATCAAGGTGCCCAACACCAACTTCTACCGCTCACCCGAGCCCTACGCCCACGATGAGAAGGCCTTCGGCCGCTGGGCAGCGGACCGCATCGGTGAGGCCATCGAGTTCGAGGGTGCCGACTCAGTTGCGGCAGTCTTCCTCGAACCGGTGCAGAACTCCGGCGGCTGCTTCCCGCCGCCTCCCGGCTACTTCGAACGGGTCCGCGAGATCTGCGACGAGTACGACGTGCTCCTGGTCTCGGACGAGACGATCTGCGCCTACGGTCGTATCGGCGACATGTTCGCCTGCAACGACTTCGGCTACGTGCCCGACATCATCACCAGCGCCAAGGGCATCACCTCCGGTTATGCTCCGCTGGGTGCAATGATCGCCTCGGATCGTCTGTTCGAGCCCTTCGGTCCCGGCGGGGACGAGACCTTCTACCACGGCTACACCTTCGGCGGACACCCCGTCTCCTGTGCGGCCGCCATGGCGAACTTCGATGTGTTCGAGAAGGAGAAGCTCAACGATCACGTGCACGAGAACGCTGCTGCGTTCAAGTTCACGCTTGAGAAGCTCAAGGACCTGCCGATCGTCGGCGACGTCCGCGGTGAGGGCTTCTTCTACGGCATCGAGCTGGTCAAGGATCGCGACACCAAGGAATCCTTCACCGAGGAGGAGTCGGAGCGCATCCTCAAGAACTTCGTCTCGGCGAAGATGTTCGACGACGGCCTGTACTGCCGCGCCGATGACCGTGGCGACCCGGTCATCCAGCTCTCGCCTCCGCTGACCGTGGGTCAGAAGGAGTTCGACGAGATGGAGCAGATCATCCGCGGAACCCTGACCGAGGCCTGGACCAAGCTCTGATCACAGCCTGAAGCCTGGTCGCATGGAAGCTGCCCCGATTCCTCATTGAGGAGTCGGGGCAGCTTCATGCCAGGCGTCCGCACTTCATGTCGCTGACCCTCCGTCCCGGGCGGCTGACGGTGCAAGGCGTGGCGGCGGACGCAGGCCCGATCGTACGACGAGCACCCCCAGAGCAGTCGTCAGCGGAATGGCGATGACCAAGCCGATCGAACACACGAGGATGCTCACGACCTCAATGGCCATCTCTCCCAGTGTCAGGGTCTCGAAGAACGACTGGTCGTGGGCGGAGACGATGAGGAGTGTGGTCAGCGCGGACCCCACATAGGCGAACGTGATCGTGTACACCGTCGAGGCGATGTGGTCGCGACCGATGCGCATCGCTCGGGCGAAGAGCTGCCTGGATTTGAGATCTGGTGCCACTGTGGCCAGTTCCCAGACCGCCGACGCCTGAGTGATGGTGACGTCGTTGAGAACGCCGAGTCCGGTGACAAGGATCGCGCAGACGATCAGGTCAGCCAACGACACGTCCGTAGTGCCGGTGAGGAGGAATCCCTCTTCGGAATAGGCGATGCCGAGATTAGCCCAGGAAGTCATCCATGCACCGAGCAATCCCGTGAAGACGATGCCGGCAACG
Coding sequences within it:
- a CDS encoding TetR/AcrR family transcriptional regulator, producing the protein MRESEPESLRAKKARQTRHALHDAAITRVLDEGLECATVANIAADVGVSTRTFFNYYATKEDAIVGLDESNIDAKLVDDYVHSDSGVENLAEDTARFVREVLLMGSMDPSLPARRRKLFARYPELVSKRFDRAEALEELVAEHVLARLRFLGQEFSTEESAWRSARMLTQLCRVPLNHAGQTVKRSPERIDEKTGTQPLFEESLGLFLKVLDRL
- the dnaG gene encoding DNA primase, whose translation is MAGLIKREDIDELRSRTRIDEVVGEFVTLKTAGIGSLKGLCPFHDEKTPSFTVRPQVGMYHCFGCGESGDVFSFLQKVEQLSFVETVEALAGKIGMHLRYEDGKGPDREQASRRQRLLEMHEVAQRFFTQCLESEQGQIGREFLEGRGFPLSSSKEFGLGFAPKSWDALTSQLKRAGFTEEEVLAGGLASEGGRGIYDRFRGRVVWPIKDMTSRTIGFGARRLFDDDQGPKYLNTPETALYHKNQVLYGLDLAKKDIAKTKRVVIVEGYTDVMAAHLAGVTQAVATCGTAFGPEHVKIVRRLLGDDPTGQVIFTFDGDAAGQKAALRAFEFESEFTAQTFVAVEPDGLDPCDLRMQKGDGALRELIDGRKPLFEFVITTAISRYDLDSVEGRIAAVKASAEVLADIRDRNSLSHYYRFVAGRIGVDIDEVESAVRDARKRPSKPQANQARQPQPAPSQTPPGAPPVASGPPAQAGPPQAQRNRSQGQQAPGAQVSGRPTSGQQPSGQPVSGQGQAQGTSAQLPSTGFAPTGGGAGGDDTAIEYVYDERPDVSNLSAPISPARLKTEKGALMVALQHPEFVNAKLFDSLSARAFEHPGYRRIQAAVKAAGGLKSAGGAQAAGTAGATRWADAVLSASAEDLKPYVTQLLVTPLPVADGVSAEGFARGIVARLFDYDLERIAKELHSRLQRQDTTDTTAQTTLLGQLQVLEQHRARLKTLM
- a CDS encoding deoxyguanosinetriphosphate triphosphohydrolase; translated protein: MPFETHPRTSVRSGTVAVYTPWDEERWVSEPAKNPRRSAFQRDRARVLHSAGLRRLGAKTQVVSPGTDDFVRTRLTHSLEVAQVGRELARYLGCDPDIVDTACLSHDLGHPPFGHHGETILDALCIDIGGFEGNAQTLRLVTRIEPKVIADDGRPAGLNLTRASLDALTKYPWSRSEASAGRRDSGVRKFGVYDDDRGVFDFYRDGIENGKRCIEAQVMDLADDISYSVHDVEDAIAGGHLHLDEFAAEGRRAELFDITRKWYLPTTSDEEMDKALSRLQAAAYWPADVYDGSRKAQATLKHMTSQLIGRFVGAAEAATREEFGWEPLARYAASLVVPEPTVVEIAVLKGMATLTVMVAEDRLRLHDIQSAVITELAQWYSATPTKLDPMFRADYFEAADDAARLRVVVDQIASLTDHSAWALYHQLKAGAGDRL
- the dusB gene encoding tRNA dihydrouridine synthase DusB, translating into MVSVISPAPESVSPAVVEPLRIGPIELSSPVVLAPMAGITNTAFRRLCREYGAGLYVTEMVTSRALVERSPKSMRIIRHEPYETPRSVQLYGVDPETIGQAVRMLVDEDRADHIDLNFGCPVPKVTRKGGGSALPWKKDLFEAIVTTAVTEADRGGIPLTVKMRKGIDKDHQTFLDAGETARNAGVAAVALHGRSAADLYSGQADWDAIARLKDHLGDTVPVLGNGDIFAAEDALEMMRRTGCDGVVIGRGCQGRPWLFGDLANALGGSDERFQPGLAEVARAVYKHGEYLAEYYEDEFYGVRDLRKHIAWYFKGYPVGGDLRRQLAMVSSLEELAGLLAQLDQDAPYPGTDAEGSRGRTTRPKKPHLPEGWLDSRIFDVSGKSLLSEAELDISGG
- a CDS encoding ATP-binding cassette domain-containing protein; translated protein: MTAAISISKLGYRLGDDTEIFTSLTASIPASLVGLVGDNGIGKSTLARIIAGQLGPSSGSATGAEGAVYIDQLLPHTEASVASALGISEIRSALSTALAGDADLTDFDVIGDDWDIEERALSVLADLGLTLDVAALDRRLSTFSGGQAMRIGLARAALAGDRWLILDEPSNNLDEAGRRRLASLLRDRTGPTLVISHDRALLAEVTTIVEMTDQLRIYGGDFDDYERMVAAEEEAKLAHLVDAKKSLAIEKRQRIELETKLARADRKAAKDKENKRRPKIVMNGLTDFAQKSAAKRRGDKADDEEAARSSVRTAKDALRRDSSIRLDLPETVIHSAKRVLDVSGPVLEQPRTIVGPERIRLTGANGSGKSTLLSAIAGRYDTGAPIDELFPDLTFTVPVASGFLDQQYRLPPTLTVMEAVREDNPGLGPHRVHEVLAAMGLRAGRTEQLCSTLSGGERFRVALAKSLFQDPAPQLLILDEPGNNLDLSSLTALVTALDGFGGAMLVITHDDRLAQELGLDVEWDIREFLVPERVDEDREESEEASHARS
- a CDS encoding helix-turn-helix domain-containing protein encodes the protein MANTEDLGARVFGARIRARRKYNDLTLNELAVRAGISRAALSKIERGEQDTSVSNAMGLSRALGVDVGELLAPPEVVITPSAAIPAHSAYGRGTLRRDLPAPQENMEVVHYKLDPHCETASFAAHRSGSRETFFVLAGTIEIVTIDRRTTLRVGDCAQAPGDVPHQLSNPGSEPAELMLIIV